In the Carassius auratus strain Wakin unplaced genomic scaffold, ASM336829v1 scaf_tig00216531, whole genome shotgun sequence genome, GGTGGGCGCCATTTTGGTTTTGTAATCCTGTTTTCTCCTGGTTTGTGGTTAGGTAGGGAGTGAGTGTacatttctgtcatttatttgtttgtgaagcTTATTAAGAATTTAATTTCCCAGGTAGACTAgacttttgtttgttattttggcattGCCCCCTTCTGAAGTCTTTGTTCCCCTAAAGTTTTGACATGGATGTACACGTTCTTTCTGTTAAGAGCTTTTAAATAAAAGCCTTAAAATGATTCTTGCTGTTGTGGTGCTGTGGCAGGGCCCTGACTAATGCTCTTCAAAATCCTAATTTTGTTACGTTCAGACAAGAACCCTAGACACTAGTGGGACGTAACACTGTATCTGGGTAAGATTTTCACAGGGTCGTGCGCGACACAGATTCAGATGCTCGCTGAAGTAACTTGTGTAACGTAACGGTTACAGAAGAGGACAGCGGCTGTCACTTTTATCATTTCTACAGACTTCTCAACGAGGGAGAAGAACATCCTAAGAATATAGTGTCATCTCACCATTGCTGGGGAATATATGTGTCCAGACAGATGGTACACAGTTTGCAGTTTGAACAGACTATCAGGTGAATtagcctataaaaaaaaaataataataaaaattaacactAGCCTGTTGAATGCCTGCTAGTTCTATCTTAAGTAATTCACAAAGTATTGGCCAAGACAATGaccccaattttttttaaatatgaagtctaagatatgttttggtcttatggttattatgaccccgaCACACACGCGATTTTGGTCATCGTACGTGGTCGCCCATAGCTTTTGCGCTTATTATTAGcccaccattattattattttttgtagttaTACGTTGAAGAGGCAGGGTggctactctgacagttttatataagagacttctataatgGGCCTATCCATTATACATGATAGTAGGCCTACCCAtaatagtttgaattattttttgttttttctttctttttatttctacTGAACAACCTCCTGGTCCCCATTGTGAAAACGTTCtgcctaggctatttcattatattttatccaatgtaaaatattgattattCCATTTGTCAAAatttcaaagatgtcagggaagaggcaaaggagcaTTCTTTCATGTTTGCTCTAAAAGATCAGCTCCGtaaaaaggtggctaggtcagaggaggagACTGTGGATAAGACAGTAGTGGAGGCAGTGGAGGAGGCAGTTAGGGAACCAGTAGAGGATGGGTCCATGGAAGAGAGTGGAGGACaccatagaggaaacagtggagagCCCACTGGAAACAGGGAGAAAGAGAGGGTTAAGTGGAGCAACCACCTATAGGTGTTCCTTTAATaaggagtggtcaacccgatggccgttcatcacaatgggaaccaccagctctttttactggtgctCAGTCTGCAGACAAGAGAGCTCCTGTGCccatcaaggtgtgagggacataagcaggCATGTGGAAAGCAAGGGACATCAAACCAAGGAACAGGCTCTAAAATCAGCTAGCAGTGTTGCACAGTTCTACACACCAGCAACTTCTGTTGGAGGCATGAGTGTACAAGAGGCCAAGGTACAtagcaaaggaaaaccaaaaGGCTGTTGGCAATGTTATGTAATGTTGTAATTGTAGGTTATATTACACTGAACACTTATCTAATGCTTTATgagttatttaattaatttgtttctgttGCAGACCAGGAGGGCTGAGGTGAAGGTTGCCGTTGCAATGGTGCAGCACAATGTTCCATTTGCCGATGCTGACCATTTCAGGCCCTTGTACAAATAATGTTTTGGAGACTCCCCCACGGTTCATAGCTTTCAGAGCGCAAGCACCAAAACAACGTGCATCATAAATGAAGCAGTGGTACCTCATTTTAAGAAGGAACTGGTGATGAAGATGAGAGAGAATCCCTTCACACTTGTCACAGATGGCTCAAATGATACTGGTATGAGTTTAACAACTAccagttatttgtattttttatccaTTTCTACATGCGCACTCATACAATTTTTGAACAACATGTTGGTTTAGTTATGCACTTTATTGTTACAAGTCTAGAGAAGATGAATCCCCTCACAGTACGAATATTTGACAGCAACAAAGTTGTGCACAGATTATTTAATATGTGCACCACAAGTGGGCGGAACTGTGGAACTGCTGaagtgatttataaaaaaatcaatgacaCCCTGTAGGAAAGCAACATCCCTTGGAGAAACTGTGTAGGTCTCTCTATTGACAATGCTCCTGTAAATACAGGTGCCACAATTCAATTGCAGCCAGAATGCTGAGGGAAAATGGCAGCATTTACATACATGGATGCCCCAGTCATATTATGCACAACACTGCCAAACAGGCAGGGCAGAGGTTTTTGGAAGTACGTTCAAAATGTGCACTTTATATTACCAATCTGTTAAGTCCAATGCCAAGTAAAACAGTTTGCTGATAGTGTTGTATTAATTATTGGAATTCATGTATTTCAGATATCCGGTTTTGATCCTGAAGATCTGGCAGTGGATGTTGGGTATTGGTTTAAGGGAAGCACCAATCGTAAAGGTTACCTGGCAGGTTTGTGGTTCAACCAGCTCTACTTTTATACAACAAAATGCAGactttttttagatttaaatttaaatataaaataaaatatttaaatattttaaataaaatttttttatattttatatttttttttatatagaggaATACCTTCAACCACTTGCACttagttttttttctagttttcagttaaagtgctGATTGCCAGGTAAAATTCCTGTGTGTCTACCTGATGCATTTGGtgaataaaaagtgatttttaatcTGATATACTGTTTAAACTACCTGGACTTAACTTGCTTGATCTCTTTTTGTTCTCTGTCTGTCaggagaaaaactaaatattggcTTCACCACCAGAGCTACCCTCAACAGGCTGCTTGAGGCTGGAGACATCACACCTCAAGAGGTGCATCTATTCCAGCAGGCAGCATTTCTGGTCAGGGCTGTGGAGTATTGGATCAAAAAACTCTCCCTGAAGGAGGCCCTGCTGAAGCACGCTCAATTCCTTGATGTGCAGCAGAGGACGGAGTGTGGGGTGGAAGATGCCCTATACTTTGTAGACAGGCAAGGGTTTCATATTTTCCAAGATTTCAACATATTTAATACTTGAAGTTTAATTTGGACCATGGTCACAAAACAAATACTTAATCCGTTCTTTACACATGGTGCTCTTTTTCAGATTTCAGGAACTACTTCCTTTCAGTGGGCCAGAGGAACAGGACAAGGACAAGTTCTTGGAATATCAACTCATGGATATTCCCATGCCACAAGATCCCACCACCTTTAATGTTGAGGAGTTTTGGGGGAGTATGTCCTCAATCAAGTGCAAAGTAAGAAATATTTGGCATCACATGACATACAACTGAAATCATAAAAGCAAAGCATTTGAGTAATAGAGGCTCTTGGTTCCTTTTTTCAAAGGTGTCCGGTTTGAGCCTGTTTGGGAGGCTTTCTAAAATAGCTTCATTGGTGTTAGTGCTCCCTCATTCAAATGCCGACGCTGAAAGggttttctccatggtgggattaaacaagaACAAAACTAGGAACAGCTTAGTACTTGATGGACACTGTCATCCatcatgacagtaaaaatggctggcctggaaccacagtgcttcaaatgggagccaccaacccctgTGCTGAAggcctcaaaaccagctaccaacacctacaataaacaacactgaccattagctctctctctctgtctctcacacacacacacacacacacacatacacatgaataaatgttgaattaaataaatattattttatttgtaagaatatgtgtcatttatgagatTAGACACCTgtccccatcaaacccctgccgcCGCCAAAATCTCACTCTAAACTCATTTCAAAACTTCAGAgccctgcgtgtgtgtgtgtgtgtgtgtgtatctcctGTCCGTCCTGCAGTGAAcagtccacctggatgttcccgtgtttggctcctgggatgatctgaatcctctcaaagtccctccccaggatgatgatgtcacagtcagagtagtacgcctgtcccacgagccccggacaaaacaacacacacacagtctgacactgataatcacagagagttctacatatcatctgaatgtaacgttttgctaaatttttatttatttttttaaatcgaggaatcagagttttaaatgttttcctttacggttaataatctctgctgctgctgttacactcacagtcacaaacAGCTTGagtcatctggactttttgagtcaaa is a window encoding:
- the LOC113098345 gene encoding uncharacterized protein LOC113098345 isoform X1 produces the protein MTPCRKATSLGETISGFDPEDLAVDVGYWFKGSTNRKGYLAGEKLNIGFTTRATLNRLLEAGDITPQEVHLFQQAAFLVRAVEYWIKKLSLKEALLKHAQFLDVQQRTECGVEDALYFVDRFQELLPFSGPEEQDKDKFLEYQLMDIPMPQDPTTFNVEEFWGSMSSIKCKVSGLSLFGRLSKIASLVLVLPHSNADAERVFSMVGLNKNKTRNSLVLDGHCHPS
- the LOC113098345 gene encoding uncharacterized protein LOC113098345 isoform X2 translates to MAQMILISGFDPEDLAVDVGYWFKGSTNRKGYLAGEKLNIGFTTRATLNRLLEAGDITPQEVHLFQQAAFLVRAVEYWIKKLSLKEALLKHAQFLDVQQRTECGVEDALYFVDRFQELLPFSGPEEQDKDKFLEYQLMDIPMPQDPTTFNVEEFWGSMSSIKCKVSGLSLFGRLSKIASLVLVLPHSNADAERVFSMVGLNKNKTRNSLVLDGHCHPS